In Camelina sativa cultivar DH55 chromosome 13, Cs, whole genome shotgun sequence, the genomic window AGAATGGGCTCACGACACCGATGACATGAGCCATTCTGCAAGCTAACTATGCTTGATTCTTAGCCATATTTTTGGTTACGGTCACAAATTATGTTGCACGATCTCTTCATATTTGCACTCAATTTCTGGTTTCTTAAGAGTTCTTTGCACAATTTATACTTGATAGTTATCTTCAAAGCCTTGTTTCCTGATAAATTTcagcttttttttggttagaattGTTGTGTCTATTTGAGAGTTCTTACTAAGTATGCATAAGCAAGATTTATTTGTTTGACTGATTGATTTGCAGTCCGTCCAATCTTACATGAACTGAAGATCATATACTTTGACATATTGCATATATGACCAAGAAAAGAACCGTGGACTGCTTGTATCCGTCAGATGAACACGTTTATTGGTACTTTTCATTTCAATGACTATCTCTATGTATGGTAGGTTCTTAAATGATTTAATGATTCTGACTAGAATCTTTTGCAACGCAGCGCATGGTGAAACGTGGCGACTCGCAGTTGCATTTATGAAATGTATATTGGTCCAGGTTTAGCTCTTGATACGTTTGCAATGAATTCCAATTTAAACACTTTAGATTCTTGTTCTTTCCGCTTATGAAAGCCGCTTTGCGTGTATTTTCATGCGAGTAAGTGTCTCGTCTTATCTACTTCTACGAGGCTTCTCAACCAAGAAGGGGACTAAAGCAACAGAGAGATTCTcagataaaatttgttttttgctATTGGAGAGCGATGCGACATGGCTGGCGAATCTGTCAGAGATGATTCGCAAATCCGGATGTGAAGGTATATATCACGACCCAATGCTTGAAataatgattttgataaaaccatctcgcattttttttgttattgctgAGCACCCTGCTGGTTTGTTTTCCTGGAACGTTTAATTTTATCTCAGAGTTGTGGCTACTACAAGAGCTGATGATTTGCCGCATATCATCAAtaacaaagattaaaaaattgatCTTGTACTGGCAGAGCTACGATTGATTGAGATAAATAAGTACGAACTTCTTGAGAAACTCAGGTTGATTTGTGAGATTCCGGTTGTTGGTAAGCAAAACATGTCCCTAATCATTGCTTCTGGTCGTTAATGTTTTCATGCCAAGTCTGACAACTTAAGTTAATCCTTGCTTCTGGATCGTGACTGTTTTCATGAAAAAGTTTGAGACGCTAAAGATATCCATGTTTTACATAACAAGTCGGATGAGATCTTAAATTAATTCATTGCTTCTGAATCCTATGTTTTCATGACAATTATGGGAAATGCTAGCTTTTAATCATTGTTCTCTCTGTGTGTTAACAGTTTTGGGTGCATGTGTGAAAGACGATTCCATTGAAGAATGTCGGCGCAGAGGTGCCGAATTACGTCTGGCGAAGCCGCTCATGGAACACTACTTAGAAATTCTGTGCCAGTTTACAGTCAGGAGACTTGATGATGAGCTTAAGAAAAGTAACAAGAACAATGAAGCCAGAACTGGTATGTCCAGAAATGCAGAATGAGTTCAGAGAAACAGATGGTGAACATCTCCACTTCATCTCCTGATGCGTTTTTGTTCGCTGTTTAGGTTTACTAAACTTTGTTTTATGCAGATGAACACAGCCAAGGTAAATACAGAAAGAAAAGAGCCGATAGAGACACTGGAGAACAGACAGAAAAGGATTGTTGCGTTGATTTAGGACAACAAAAGAAGCCAAAACTCATTTGTGCAGATGacttacaaaagaaaacttt contains:
- the LOC104738560 gene encoding putative two-component response regulator-like APRR8 isoform X1 — encoded protein: MRVSVSSYLLLRGFSTKKGTKATERFSDKICFLLLESDATWLANLSEMIRKSGCEELRLIEINKYELLEKLRLICEIPVVVLGACVKDDSIEECRRRGAELRLAKPLMEHYLEILCQFTVRRLDDELKKSNKNNEARTDEHSQGKYRKKRADRDTGEQTEKDCCVDLGQQKKPKLICADDLQKKTLQAVPNIEEANTKRKKPTEIKKIGEDSEKKKPEPVCMEEELETLSTQPVTDSVAYGEYEFQERDFHPLESVEESQGPHEITLSPRESSNKNVAVQLQVQAHEALDEELMQDGISLSDLELDLEEGQGSDQEQTLSYEDPHCSAAVS
- the LOC104738560 gene encoding putative two-component response regulator-like APRR8 isoform X2, whose product is MRVSVSSYLLLRGFSTKKGTKATERFSDKICFLLLESDATWLANLSEMIRKSGCEELRLIEINKYELLEKLRLICEIPVVVLGACVKDDSIEECRRRGAELRLAKPLMEHYLEILCQFTVRRLDDELKKSNKNNEARTDEHSQGKYRKKRADRDTGEQTEKDCCVDLGQQKKPKLICADDLQKKTLQAVPNIEIKKIGEDSEKKKPEPVCMEEELETLSTQPVTDSVAYGEYEFQERDFHPLESVEESQGPHEITLSPRESSNKNVAVQLQVQAHEALDEELMQDGISLSDLELDLEEGQGSDQEQTLSYEDPHCSAAVS